Genomic segment of Prionailurus viverrinus isolate Anna chromosome B4, UM_Priviv_1.0, whole genome shotgun sequence:
CAGCTCTTGAAGAATCCACTGATCCATTGTcctatgattttgtttattttgtattgcCATAGAAAatgaatcatatagtatgtaccTTTTAAGTGTTCCTTTTTCACCTCAtaaaatgcttttgagattcatctatgtatgaatatatatatatatatatatgatttgcatatATCATTAGTTTATTCCTTGTTTGTATGAATACATggattcaccagttgatggaaaTTATAAAGTTTCAGGTTTCATATTTAGGTAGATCTGTTTTGAGGtttttgtataataaaatatatatgctgtGGTTCAGATTTTGCTTATGGAAGtccaatttttccagcaccatttgctgaaaaatAATGTGTTGTCATTGAATCTTTGGGGCacctaaaacatatatatttcatataatcacattagaaataatgatttaataattttattatataaaaattcacaaaagtatatataaataaaatcatgtctaGTACTCTTATTTCTGACATTCTAATACATGCATTAAATCTTTAAGTCTTAAaggatatattaaaatttaaatattgcatatttcccagttttgttcttctttttcaaagttatttggAGTATTTTAGGTTTTTTAGATTTCAATGGAAATTTTAGATTAGGCTTGTAATttcaacaaccaccaccacaaagACTTTCAGTTTCAGCTTGACGTGTAAAGAACTTGGAGTTCCCATTCTTAGAACATAAAATGCTAAACAAACTGAAATTGATGGCTTGTCTTTGACCATTCAGAGAACTGAGGTCACAGGATAAACTGCCACCCTGCAAACTGAAGAGAGGAACAAATTCAGAGTCATGGCTAAGATCCGCTTACCTGGAACACAACTGCTAGAGCCATTAAATGGTAGGAATTCTTAAACGGTAAGTTTTACAAACTGCTAGGGGCCTAGTATAGACTAGAATTAGAGAATTCTGAATGACCTGACACTTACATGGAAGTTACCTCCAGGGGTAACTTTTTGttttgggaaaaacaaagaaaatccctTCATGCTAAAGGAAATGTAactgatctatttttttaatgtttacttatttttgagagatagagtgtgatcaagggaggggcagagagagagaggaagacacagaatgtgaagcaggcttcagactctgagctgtcagcacagaccccaggcttaaactcatgagctgtaagatcatgtatgacctgagctgaggtcagatgcttaactgactgagccacccaggtgcctcagaaagtaaccatttaaaaaaattttttaacgttttatttacttttgagacagggagagacagagcatgaacaggggagggtcagagagagggagacacagaacctgaaacaggctccaggctctgagctgtcagcacagagcctgaggcggggctcaaactcacggacatcgaggtcatgacctgagccaaagttggccgcttaacccactgagccacccaggcaccccaggaattaaccattttaaaacacACCAAAATTGTTCCTCATCACAAAAATTTTCAAGGAACTTTACTATATCCTTATCCCACCTGGGCAAAGCACCTTACTCACAGTCCAATCTTCTCTAAACTTCATGTCTCAACTCAAAGGTGAGTATTTGGGACAATTATACTACTGGAGAAACAGTCATGAAAAATCACAGTTTAGAGACACAGGCCTAAGATATTGAGGTGTAATCACAAGATTACAGAACACTATCCCTTTGCCACAACTACCATCACACAATATACAATACAGTAACAGTGGATTACAGCTGCAGAGCTCTTCTCATTCCTGAAAAGAAGCCTGAAGTCAAGAGGggggagacaaaagcaaagacACTAAAAGATATGAAAACTTCTTCAACCTACAGCTTCAGCAACAGCAAATAGTAAACACATCGAAGCAAAATTATCCTAGCAAGATTATACTAAATCTTCATACTAATGGCCTATTTACATCAGTTTACatttcaatgacaaaaaaaatttacaatacatagcaaaggaaacaaacaaaaaccaacaaacaaaaacaccgtACCATCTGAAAGGATAAAGCAAGCTACAGAATCAGAGTGGATATGCCACAGATGTTAAAGATATCTAGCCAGGAATtgaaaataactatgattaatatggtAAGGGctctaaaagaaaaagtagaaaacataaaatgGCAGATGACAAAAttaagtgaagaaatgaaaattataagaagcaaaggaaatacCAGGAATCTAAAACACTGTAactgaaatgaagaatgcctttgataggCACATGAGTGGATTGaaccaggcagaggaaagaatcaatGGTTTCTGAAGACAGCTCAATGAAAAGTTACCAAAccaaaatgcaaagagaaaaaagaaaaaaaaaattaacagagaatATGGGACAATCCCAAAACTTGTGACATAGGCATAACTGGaataccagaaagagaaaagtgagaaaaaagaaatatttgatgaaatagtGGCTGTAAATAGAACTTTCCAAATTAATGACAGAAGCAAAtacacagataaaagaaaattaatagaacaccaagcaggacaaataaaaaaaaatttttttcaactactCATATTATATTCAAAtgcagaaaatagaaagaaaatcttgaaataatccagagaaaaatacagcatatcTAGAGAAGAACAAGAGTGAAATTACAACacatttttaatcagaaaatatgcaagcaagcagagaatggagagaaatatttaaagtgtttaaagagaaaaagcactAACTATACACAgtttaattatacttcaaaagttaaggagaaataaagactttgtCAGACAAACACGAACTGAATGAATTCATTATCAGCAGGCCTGACCTGAAAGAAGTTTTTCAAAAGTTCTTCCatcaaaggaaaattatatagaTCAGAAACCCTATTCTACACAAAGAGGgacactgaagaaaaaataattaaaagtaaaatacagtacactcactataaaaaaaattaatgaggacAGCAAGGTATTGTCAAAAGAATATCCATAAAGATCAAAATTAAcgaagacagcatggtattgacaaaagaatatatgtaaagatcaatgaaacagaatagagattcCAGAAATAACACACATACAGTCAGTTgatatttgacaaaggaacaaaggcaatttAATTGAGAAAGGTTAATCTTTTCCACAAATGGTACTGGTAGAATTAGACATCcgtataaaaaaaataaatctaggggcacctgggtggctcagtcggttaagcgtccgacttcagctcaggtcatgatctcacagtctgtgagtttgagccccacgtcaggctctgtgctgacaactcagagcctggagcctgcttcggattctgtgtctccctctctctctgcccctctcctgctcatgctctgtctctctatgtctcaaaaataaataaaaacattttaaaaaaaattttttaaataaatctagacacagacctttcacaaaattaactcaaaatggatcacagacctactATAAAACTTGAACAATAAGTAATTGGACGGTGGGTGGTAGAGTCAGAATTCTCACTTTTGGAATAGGAGGTtacagagaagaagggaaggaaagttaCATATagtaatatttatacatatgtatttatacacagGTTATTAGGATCACATGTATTTCCTGGTTCTGTCCTCTTAGTCAAGAAACAATGACACTATGGTAGCAATCAACACACCTAgagcccagatcttggtttctaatactatTGGCCAATAAAAGTAACTGGGTATTACTGCAGAAATGTTTGATTACAGGGCTGTGGTAAGGAATATACAAGATGATCCTGAAGCATCTTACAGTACCAGAAAATAAGTAagcgattttttaaaaacaactatgATGGATGGATGTCAAATGAAAGAGTAGCCAACTTGAAAGGCCcccaatggccaaagctagaAAAATTTAGCGACAACATAAATTAGTATTGAATATAATTCAAAGTACAAAACAtttccatgagtccatactgatataaataaataattgaataaattaataaatgagaaagaatacACAAATTTTCCATGTAAAGGAATCCCAAATAATTTACTCCATCTTCTAGGCAGAGTGTAATTCCCAACCACGCAGCGTGGACTGCACATACTACAGAGTACAGTGTGGAAAGTGGAGGTAGGTGGGATAGCACCCTTAACAGTGAAGTATCTATCAGTACCTAAGGTGATCAAAGTTCACACCAGCAGTGATAAATCACATTGATTGTACCAACTCATGACATggatgtgatgaaaatggtaaatttaacTCAATGGTCTTCCCCAAAGCACATGACCCTAATTTAATCCAAGACTAACATCatataaatcccagttgatcaaAATACTTGATCAGAGTTCTCAAAACTCTCAAGATCATCAAAATTCTGAGAGATTGTCACAGCCAAAAGAAGCCTAAGGATGATTATAGTACTGTACTATCCTCAAAGAGATCCAGGAATAGAAACAATATATTAGGTAAAAAtcaaggaaatctaaataaattaagttctttagctaataataatgtattaaccCAATAACGTATTAATAACTTATCAGTTCACTAATTGTAATGACTATACCATATTAACGtgttaataataggagaaactgtGTCAGGGATATGTAGTAATTCTCTGTTCTATCTTTACAATTTTTCCATAATTCTAAAACtgtcttaaataaaaaatgtatccaAAAAAACCCTGATGATATCTTGACTGGAATGTTGTTGAATCTATCAATACATTTGCTAAATATTGACACCTTAAAAATATTGAGCCTTCTAAAGCATGAGGATTTCATAGCTTTCTGTTTAGTTattatgctatttttttattctccatGACAAAGAATTAGTTTTTTATTGAAGTAGAAGTAACATtcgatgttatattagtttcaggtgtacaacatagtgattcaaaaattctatacattaccccTTGTTCACCAAAGTAAGTACTATACTGGATAATATTATCACAataatattgactatattccatatgctgtatttttcaccTATTTGACTtatataactagaagtttgtacctcttaatcccctttacctactTCACTCATtcccccatcacctcccctctagcaccagtttgttctctgcatttaagagtctatttttttgttgttgtttgttcatttttttttagattccacatataagtaaaatacagtatttgtctttctctgacttatttcacttagcataataacctgtaagtccatccatgttgttgcagatggcaagatctcattctttcatatggctgagcagtattccattatatatacgccacatctttttttatccatttacctatcaAAGGACACCGGGTTACTTCCACATCTTGGTGaatgtaaatgatgctgcaataagtttagaggtgcatatatctttctgaagattactggatcatacggtatttttatttttaaatttttgatggacttccatgttgttttccacaatggctgcaacaattttacattcccaccaacagtgcataacggttccctttctcttccacattctcaccaacacttcttatttattgcctttttgattctagccattctgacagttgtaaggtgatacctcattgtggttttgatttacatttccctgatgattaatgatgttgagcaccttttcatgtgtctttggccatctctatgtcttctttggaaaaatgcctattcagatccCCTGCTCATTTTTTATTGATTCCTTGTTCTTTTGTAGATGTTGactttgtataatttctttatatattgtggatattacCTCTTATTagatttatcatttgcaaataccttctaccattcaggaggttgccttttcattttgttgatggtttccttcactgtgcaaaagctttttattttggtgtagtcccaatagtttgtttatTCTCAATATacttttattaacaaaatatttgaatagcaCATTTTATACACTTGTAGCCCTTTATTcttgctgttttctgtttcttcacaaGTTTACATGTAATTATGTAATTGGATTATAGTACCTCAACAGACATTTATCTaaggtcaaaataaaataacattgacGATAGGAAATCCTAAAGAATTCTAAGACTGCTTTTTCCTCACTGCTATTCTTTGCACTTATATACCCCTCTGAAATGGaatgtggtttgtttgtttgtttttaaatcatttcccaAAGATACCTAATCAAAATTATTCAACTAAACTTTAGGGTACATTCATCAGGAACATCTCTCCCCAGagacattttaattgttttcctaCAAGAATCCCCTATGACTACTTTTTTTGAATCCCCTGTGACTTTTTGAACATCAAGAAAGAtgattaatttttgaaattacGTTTCACCAGCATACCAAAGTGATCCCTTGTgactatttttagaaaaaaagataccTGTTTGTTTTAGTAACAATGGTTAGAAAACCACAGGAAGGTaataaaaagtttacaaaaatgacaactcatgtttattttataaaagttacTGTGAGTCAGGTAAATGTTATATTAGTAAGTCTTCCTAGGATCTAGGGTTAGGAAGGATATTGTTTTTAtggaaattttggaaaacaaGCGATATTAATGTGTGGTCTTGGATTGTGCAATTTAAGATAGTTTCTTACATTTCAAGGATTTTCTGTCTCACAAATTTTTATCCATTCCCATGCAGCTCACCTCTTTCCTATAGCTGTTATACCTTGATTTTCACTCATGGTTTGAGCCTTTCCTTCTTATGAACAAAGAGCTTTACTTAATTGACGAGCAAAATGGACAACTTTGTCACCCCTATTTCACTGTAACTACTTTTTCTTTGAGAGTCTTACCCACATTCCAGGAAAGTTTAGTCTCTAGTTCTGCTGTGTAACCAGGCAGAAACTTAGAGCAGGGGTCTGTTTTGCTGCTGgctcctccttctccacctctctAGTTCTACTCCTAAACAATGAGTTAGTGCCGGAGACACTGCTACCCAATGAAAATTTTTTGCAATACCATTTGAGTCTCGGTCTTCCAGACTTAACATGGATTGACTACGTGGGACTAACCATAGAGCTAGTTCCACCATGTGTGTCACCAACTCTTTTCTGGATCACCTGTTATAGAACCTCTTGAATACTTGCACCTTCTACCTGCAACTGGGACTGTGTCAACTTTCTATCAGGGCCTCCCTGACTTTAGGAATAAACTTTCTCCTGAATTTATTCTTCAGTACGTTCCATCTCACTCTACGTAACCAGGATCATCCTGCCAAATTCCACCTACATACTACAGAAATAGGTTCTTGCGTCATAAAATTAAAGGCAGAAACAAATTGTGAAGTCTATAAAATGCTCCAAAAGTAAAGCCTCCAACACTGACCCTCAATTAAAGTAaggcaacaggggcgcctgggtggctcagtcggttaagcggccgactttggctcaggtcatgatctcacggtctgtgagttcgagtcccatgttggactctgtgctgacagctcagagcctggagcctgtttcagattctgtgtctcccctctctctgaccctcccccgttcatgctctgtctctctctgtctcaaaaataaataaacgttaaaaaaattaaaagaaaaaaataaagtaaggcaACAGAACATTTGTATTTGAGCAGTTACATTTTTACCACGTGGGATTATATAACTgtaagtatatttttcatttcttacctcatttttttccattttctgatcAATTTATAACTTAAATCACTTAAGTTTGTCTTCTAAAAAGTAATAGCTTATTATTTAATTCAGAAAGGGAAATGTTTAATTCTTACTTTGCTTAGGATTATATAAATTTTTGATTTTATAGCCCTGATTCTTTTAAGTTGGTAATTCTCTGTATAGGCAGGACTGACATGAAACATCTTGAAAAAattgtagaaattatttaaaaaaggaaacttcaattgttttattttgagaaaaattattaGAACATGTAGTcattggtaaaatattttaatagaaataaaataatattttttatagttttcatatacacttataagatttttaaaagaaaacaaaacacatttaagtatattttcatatacaGCTGTCAAGTGACTCAATTTTAAATGGCTAGTGATCTACAAAGAAGATACTAGGTATAAGTTTATTTGTCCTGGCTCATACAGATTTTCAGAATTCAGTACAATTTGGTGGCTAATTTCTTGGTCTGTTACATATCTTATATATTTCTTAACTATCACAGCAGaagtgataaaaaaataatactggacTCACAAAAATCATTGTTTCTTGTTTGCATTTATAGACCTGGGAGAAGTCagcaataagaaatgaaaaatcaaacatCTGTAAAAGAGTTCATTCTTCTTGGATTAACAAATGACCCAAAGctaaatgttttgatttttctatttctatttttcacatatatactGAGTATAACTGGAAACCTGACAATTATCACCCTCACTCTGATAGATCCTCACCTTAAAACTCCGATGTATTTCTTCCTTAGGAATTTCTCTTTTCTAGAAATCGCATTCacaacagtttgcattcctagATTTCTGGCCAGCATTATAACAGGGGATATGACTATTTCCTATAATTCTTGCATGGTCCAGGTGTTTTTCTTTATACTCCTTGGCTCGACAGAATTTTTTCTTCTGACTGCTATGTCTTATGATCGGTATATAGCTATCTGTAAGCCATTGCATTACACAACAATAATGAACAGCAGAATTTGCAACCAGCTTGTAATTAGCTCTTGGCTGGCTGGATTTCTCATTATCTTTCCACCTGTCATGATGGGACTTCAACTGGATTTCTGTGACTCCAACATCATTGACCATTTCACCTGTGACTCTTCTCCTATGCTGTTGATCTCCTGCACGGACACAGCATTCCTAGAGCTCCTGGGATTCTTCCTAGCAGTATTCACACTCATGGTGACCTTAATATTAGTGGTTCTTTCCTATGTATTCATCCTTAAAACAATTCTGAGAATCCCCTCGcctgagcaaaggaaaaaggccTTTTCCACTTGTTCCTCACACATGATTGTAGTTTCCATTTCTTATGGAAGTTGCATTTTCATGTACATCAAAACTTCAGCAAAAGAAGGAGTGGCTTTGACCAAGGGTATAGCAGTGCTCAATACTTCTGTTGCCCCAATGCTAAATCCTTTTATTTACTCCCTAAGGAACCAGCAGGTAAAGCAGTCCTTCAAGAACTTAGTCAACAAATGCTTCTCAAATAAATCTTAAtcattaagggggcgcctgggtggcttggtcggttaagcgtccgacttcggctcaggtcatgatctcacggtctgtgagttcgagccccgcgtcgggctctgtgctgacagctcagagcctggagcctgtttcagattctgtgtctccctctctctctgcccctcccctgttcatgctctgtctctctctgtctcaaaaataaataaacgttaaaaaaaaattaaaaaaaaaaatcttaatcatTAAGATATTCATGACTTGAACTTTAAATGAAATCCTATGACTAACACAATATTAACATTATTACGTTTCTCCACCCACTACAATATTCAACTTcctttccttcagcttttgttctCCATTTATCCTATTTTGACCTTACTTGGTTTGACTATCTTTTTACATTTACATGCCCTGAAAATTTTCTGAGGATGAGTGATTTGATGTCACATGAATGCGAATAACATTTAACAATGCCAATATTTAGTTTTAATCATTGAAGAACTTTCCCTTTGCACACCAAACAGACGCTAAATAAAATTCTAAgcaattcttttttcctttgagagagagagagagagataatgcatGCACatgagcgtgagtgggggtgggtcagagagagagagagggagacagagaatcccaagcaggcttcctgctgtgagcacagagcctgacatggggctcgaccaaccttgagatcatgacccgagccaaagtcagcagtcggatgtttaacagaccgagccacccaggcacccctaagcaatTCTAAAAAGTTATTTCTCCCAGTGCATAAGCATTGATAATGTCCTTTTTGGACTAAATTTGAAAGTTATTAGAAGTATGGCATTGCCATTTCTGTAAGATCTCAATATTTTCACCACAAAGCATCTTGAATGAACTACCCTGATGATTGTTACACAGCCCGTTATGTTCTTTTAATTTGCTAATGCTGAGTCTGGAGCTTATCTGAGGCTCTCTTAGAAAGAGTCAGGTATGCCTTTGGTTTCCTATGATCCAATgtcctctcttttgttttttttttggaaattaaaccatatgctttctttctctcaggtaGTTCTCAAAATTTCTGGTACAATGATGGTACCccaaaatgttttccagtgttcatatgctttcattcttttaaaaattaaaaatataggggcacctggatggcatccgacttcagttcaggtcatgatctcacagtttgtgggtttgagccctgcatcaggctctgtgatgacagttcagagcctgaagcctgctttagatgctgtgtctccctgtctctctgcccctcccctgcttgtgctctctctctctctcaaaaatagacattaaaaaataataatttaaaaataatttaaaaataaa
This window contains:
- the LOC125170203 gene encoding olfactory receptor 6C76-like, with product MKNQTSVKEFILLGLTNDPKLNVLIFLFLFFTYILSITGNLTIITLTLIDPHLKTPMYFFLRNFSFLEIAFTTVCIPRFLASIITGDMTISYNSCMVQVFFFILLGSTEFFLLTAMSYDRYIAICKPLHYTTIMNSRICNQLVISSWLAGFLIIFPPVMMGLQLDFCDSNIIDHFTCDSSPMLLISCTDTAFLELLGFFLAVFTLMVTLILVVLSYVFILKTILRIPSPEQRKKAFSTCSSHMIVVSISYGSCIFMYIKTSAKEGVALTKGIAVLNTSVAPMLNPFIYSLRNQQVKQSFKNLVNKCFSNKS